One Nitrospirota bacterium genomic region harbors:
- a CDS encoding GNAT family N-acetyltransferase, giving the protein MSIVDRLNVRLATRGDAEQIVSFSAAMAFETEGRRLDLDRLSEGTRTLLESPDRGFFMVAELEEGGNRQLLGQLMITYEWSDWRNGSFWWIQSLYVDPAWRRQNVFRRMHEAVMARAKTSPNVCGVRLYVEESNSLAQAVYRRVGLTPAAYAIFETDFVLARHKGLEDRPHEA; this is encoded by the coding sequence CCGACTTGCTACACGAGGAGATGCAGAACAAATTGTGTCCTTCAGCGCTGCGATGGCATTTGAAACCGAAGGTCGCCGCCTTGATCTTGACCGGCTATCCGAGGGAACGAGGACCCTCCTTGAATCTCCGGATCGAGGATTTTTCATGGTCGCCGAGCTGGAAGAAGGTGGAAATCGCCAGCTGCTAGGTCAGCTCATGATCACCTATGAATGGAGCGATTGGCGGAACGGCTCGTTCTGGTGGATACAGAGCCTGTATGTGGACCCCGCCTGGCGTCGCCAGAACGTGTTTCGCCGGATGCATGAAGCCGTCATGGCCAGGGCCAAGACAAGCCCGAATGTGTGCGGAGTTCGTCTCTACGTCGAGGAGAGCAACAGCTTGGCCCAGGCCGTGTACCGTCGAGTGGGGCTTACTCCAGCAGCCTATGCCATCTTTGAAACCGACTTCGTTCTGGCACGCCACAAAGGATTAGAGGATCGTCCTCACGAAGCTTAA